Below is a window of Anaerobacillus alkaliphilus DNA.
CTTTTACTTTCGCCTCTCCACTAATGGAGTATGTAGACTCGTTACCAATGATATTTAAGACAACCTTTGAATTTCCTTGAATATTCGTAATAATTCTTGATCTATTGTCCACAGCGAAACGAACCGCTTCTTTAGATGATGCAAACACCCACGATATCGCACTTACATTAGGTCCACCAGATTCATGATCCACTGTTGCAATTGTCACAAAACGTTCTTTCTGAAGTAATTCAAATAACTCATCTGTTAAAACTGTTTCTACTTGATTTGCCAAATTAAAAACCTCCTTATATTATGTGTGTCTACATGCTCACTTCTTCTATCTTCTAACTGAAAAGTACAATATACTACAAGTATACTATACCTTTTTTTACCTCATGTTAAAACTAATTAGAACCATTAACATGAGGAATTCAAAAACTTCAGGCTTCTACCGCTTCACAATACAACACATTTCATCTATAATGCTTGTATAGACTAGAAAGTTAGACAAGTTAAATTTAGTGTCGCTACTAGTAATGAGGTGAAGAAAATTTGAGAGTTAAATGTGTTATCTGTGATAAGATTGAAACAATTGAAAACGAGTCATTTTTAGCAAAACGATTAAGAAATAGACCGATACATACGTATACCTGCCAAGTATGCCATGATCGTATAACCGAGCGTACAAACGCAAGAATGGCTACTGGAAAATTTCGAATTAACAAGCCTGTTCAAACTGAAGACGATTGGTAGATTTAATACAATAAAAAAAGCTGACTATTCGAGTTTCTCGAATTTGTCAGCTTTTTTTATTAGAAGCGTCTTTTAGCTTTGGGCTGCATTTTCTTTCTTCTCTTTATACATTCGATATTTATATGCACCTAATACAAAAGTGGCAATTAATAACGATTCAACGACCGGCAATCTTAATGCTAACAGCGTTGTAAAGATTGAACCAAATAAGAGCGCAATATAGACGATAGCTGTTTTTAGGATTGGAAGCTTTCGCGCAAAACCTAAGTTATAAACAACTACAGTTAAAGCCACAACAACTAAATATAAAATTGAAAAGGCAAATAAAAATTGTTCTGGATTTCCAGCACCTAGTGCCTCTGCTAATGCGGAAAACTTTGGCGTGACAATATTTGCTTCAGGGGTACCCAAATTAAGTCCTCCTTAAGAGTAAAGATATCTTAGCTTTGTGCAGCTGTCTTCTTTTTCTTATCCATACGCTCACGTTCGTTTTTATCTAGAATTTTCTTTCTCAAACGAATTGAAGTAGGAGTAACCTCACATAACTCGTCATCGTTTAAATATTCAAGAGATTCCTCCAAAGTCATAATTCTAGGCTTCTTCATTGTAACTGTTTGATCTTTGTTAGCAGAACGCATATTTGTCATTTGCTTAACTTTTGTTATGTTTACAGTAATATCATTTTCCCTAGTATGCTCACCAACAATCATTCCTTCGTAAACTTCAGTACCAGGATCAACGAAAA
It encodes the following:
- a CDS encoding pyridoxamine 5'-phosphate oxidase family protein, with product MANQVETVLTDELFELLQKERFVTIATVDHESGGPNVSAISWVFASSKEAVRFAVDNRSRIITNIQGNSKVVLNIIGNESTYSISGEAKVKVDRLEDVPLKLALIEIHINEVRDVMFYGSKISVEPKYEKTYDKDAADKLDNQVMTAIKKA
- a CDS encoding YlaI family protein, with the translated sequence MRVKCVICDKIETIENESFLAKRLRNRPIHTYTCQVCHDRITERTNARMATGKFRINKPVQTEDDW
- a CDS encoding YlaH-like family protein, whose protein sequence is MGTPEANIVTPKFSALAEALGAGNPEQFLFAFSILYLVVVALTVVVYNLGFARKLPILKTAIVYIALLFGSIFTTLLALRLPVVESLLIATFVLGAYKYRMYKEKKENAAQS